The DNA sequence CGGAGGAATAGAAAAGCGTGTGAGAAAATGGAAAGTAAAAGATTAAAGGAACAAATCTAAGAAGGGAATGAGGAAAGTGGGTAGCAGATAAGAGATAGAAGAAAGGGGCTGGATACCAGGATGGTAACAAGCTGAGGTAGTGAGGGAATGAGATGGAAATAAATGAAGGCTGGGGAGGGGTAAAATAGAAAGATAGAAAACTCTTAGCTAGGTGAGATGCAAAACAAGAAAAGCTGCGGATTACAGAGTgagaaaagaggagaatgagggGTGAAATCTAGCTGCTGAGTGGAGATGCACAGACGAGAGAAATAGGGAAAAGCAATGAATGGAAGCAATTAGTGTCCGAGAAAGATGTAGAGAGGAAAGGAGAcatgagaagaaagaaaaatgagaacTTGAAAAAGATTTTTGTTGAAGATGACATTTAAAAAAGATGAAAACAGATGCTGAAACCAAGCAGATTAGTAAAATAATATGCCCGGACAACAAATGaaagatattttatttttcactcagTGGCTGAAATATGTCAGCTTTTTATGTGGTGGAGAaaccctaatggttagtgcaggttTAGTCAATTTTCTGTGACATTTTCAACCAGTTCAGTTAAGAGGTCAGAATCAGTTATTGCTTTTACAGAACCCCCTCCCCTGAATACAGAGCTAAAACTAATTGCTATCCTACTGATCACCCTAatcctaaccaactggaaggtAACAGAAAACAACATCTTCCCAATACCTACTATATCAAACCACAAGGGAATCACCCACACAACCAGACGACTCACAACAGACAGAATCACAAACCATCAGAACTATACTTACCAACTCACCACACAAACTTCAAGTAGAAGACCGACAAACCCTTACAAAACTAAAACGCAACCTCACCAAAGATCTCTCATCTACCCGAAAATTACTCAAATCTCACAAACAGACTACACCACTCTCACTTGTGCATACGtaaacatcagagccataggccccaagacagaacacataaaaattggatagaagaagaaaacataGATTGCCTCTTCCTTACAGAAACTTGGCTTACCTCAGattcagaccccagaataacggaGGTCTGCCCTAAAAGATACAAAATAATAGTGGTTTGCAGAGAgaacaaaagaggaggaggaattgccatcatagccaaaACCACTTTAGACCtgaaaatacaagacaaaacaaccaccccatacatggatctTCTAGCTTGTCAAATCTCAAGCACATCACTCAAAGGAACACTAgcatgcatgctctgctacataactccAGGAAATTGGAACATagcaaaaccaaaatttgaaGATTTCATATTCCGAAACTCATTAACAACAACCTACAACTTAAttctaggagacctaaacctacacctcgAAAACCAAGCCAACAAACAAGTTGAAAATCTACTATCATACCTAGAGGCACATACTAGATATTAGACCCTCaagccacacatgaaaaaggacaccaactcgacatAGCAGCCTACCTGTCCCAACAGCCCTCTCACCAGAAATTCACACATCAAACGGATACTGGTACCGCTCCATCTGGTCTGACCACTATACGTACTCTTTCAAAATCAACTGgaacacaaacaaaaacaaaccaattACGCAAAAAATAACCTACAACTCATGCCAACACATTGAacccaccaaattctggacaaaaacaaaTACCACAATCCAAAATTACAacccccaaagacttcatctcacaatggagccaGCTAAGTACAGCAACCttagatgagctagccccagaacaacccaaaaccagaatccacagaaaatcagacaaatggttcgacaatgaactactccaactcaaaaggcaatgcagacaactagaaagaaaatggagaaaaagtaaccaagaTTCCACGAAAAAAGCATGGAGAGCACTACaccaaaaatgcaaacaaaagctgaaagaaaaaagaaaaacatattacacaaaacaaataggagaaggatcccaagacacaaaaaagctattccagttactaaaagaactcacaaaCACCATACCATATCTAACCAATAACAACTCCTCTCCTCCCCCAGCCACCTTATTAGtcacattcttcaaaaataagatcacaAATATTACAGCCACATTTAATGGAACACCTACTCACCTAGCAGAGATCTCAACtccccccccacagaaaaagaatcaatagcagcagacagaacctggtctcacttctcacctatacaatggtcagacttcaacaaactatacaacaaatacagtcgcgcagcctgtgaccttaaccattgCCCAtcatacctactgaaaacctccagtacactattccgcaccctgctcctacaatggatacaaatttGACTCACAAATGGAcagttcccacaagacctcagcaaaatcatcattacTCTGATCCTAAAGGACCCCAAAGGAGCTACGGACCAACTttcaaactacagacccattgcctcaatcccactttacgtcaagctgatggaaggaCTCGTAACTAAAGCCCTAAACttctacctagaaaaccacaacctactccatcccatacagtctggtttcagaaccaactatagcactgagaccctactaggaacactcatggacatcgcgagacaacacctcagcacaggcaaaaaaatgctgatcatacaactagacctctcagcagcctttgacctagttgaccatgacatccttctacaaactctagactcaataggaattaCTGGAAAGGTATTAActtggttcaaaggattcctacaaaCCAGAACTTATAGagtgaaaataaacaaaagaaaatcagaaccatggtccaacccatgtggagttccccaaggatctcccctatctcccacactcttcaacctatacattgcctccataAGTTCAtacctagacaaactaggcattgccttctacagctatgcagatgacatcaccatactacTCCCCTTCGACCAACTTGAGCCCTCCATGGTAGaaacaatacacagaacacttgaaacagtagcaacatggatgaaagcacacaaactaaaacttaaccctgacaaaacaaacttcatcctcctagaaaacagcagagCCCCTACCTTGACCAACCTAAtgataaactcgatctcataccccattcaacccacgctaaaGCTCCTCGGAGTGATATTAGACAGGagatgtaccatgcaaccacaaatcaacaaaataataaaaacatcattcgctactatgagaaacctaagacaagtacgaaaattcttcaacagaaaacaattccaactcatgGTGCAATCTCTGATCCTTGGcctaattgactactgcaacatactatatttCCCCTGCCCAGCTACCTcaataaaacaacttcaaacaatacaaaacacagctcttagacttatctactcactgaaaaaacacgaccatatcacagaggcgtaccatgactcacactggctcccaatacatgccagagtgcacttcaaattccactgcttatTATTCAAAGCTGGAAATGAAGacagccctacctactggaacaatagactaactcaatccacctcaaccagacacaggaaaacccacacaacattcacacacccgccaaccaaaaaggtcaaatgaagaaaaatgtatgacaacctactggccaccagagcagcaaaaatagaccgacaactcaccaattTGCTGACTTCGACcgcaaactacaaaaccttcaaaaaagaaacaaaaaccctactcttcaaaaaatacataaaaccaatataatacAACCAAACATACTCTAAACTCCTCCTTGCAATACCAACTACTCATCAGCAaaccagaaaatgttcaaactattccctaaATATTTCTTACTAccttaacaatatgtacttcttaataccTTATTcaattctaatgtaatccgccttgaaccacaaggtaaaggcggaatagaaatcagtaatgtaatgtaatgtaattagcatGTAGACAAGTCTCCCATACTACTGGATAATTTAAGAATGGGCAAAAACATCTGTGTGCCCAACTGGGATttcaatttataaacaaagcaggCATCAACATGACAGGAAACTATCTTGCTCTAACCCCACCAAGCACCCCAAAACATCTCTCTTGCGCAATGACTTTTTTTTCcaccagaaagcattaaaaaatgATAATACTGGAGcattacagcagtggtctcctGCAGTTGCGTTATCTTCATTGAgagtgagagggggagggggagagagagagagagagaacgaaatTCCGGGGGAACTGTGTAGAAGTTGAGAGAGAGTCTCTGAGGGACATATATGCAGAAAAGCTCCCTTAGACAGGCTCTCAGGAAATTCtcctaaaacaaaaaacaacagcaacaacaaactGCTGGAAACTGAATCCATCTAAAAGTGTTCCTCCAATTTCATTTTGAGGCATAACAGGCTGATGAATCCCCATTTTTCGTAGCCTTCCAAAAGCATCTGATTGTCCaagacagtggttctcaaccctgtcctgggggacctccagccagtcgggttttcaagatatccctaatgaatatgcatgagaaagatttgcatgcctgtcacttccattatatgcaaatctctttcatgcatattcattggggatatcttgaaaacctgactggctggaggtcccccaggacaggattgagaaccactggtccaAGAAACAAACCCCTAACTCCTGAAATGGAAAAGAAGcctttcaggggtgtccaatgtcggtcctcgagggccgcaatccagtcgggttttcaggatttccccaatgaatatgcatgagatctattagcatacaatgaaagcagtgcatgcaaatagacctcatgtatattcattgggaaaatcctgaaaatccgactggactgcggccctcgaggaccgacattggacacccctgccttaagtgTAAAACCACCTGTCAGGGAAATTTTCGAGGCAAAAAGTCAGGAAACAGCCAATCAGACAGCTGAGATTTGTTAACCAATCCGGAAATCGACTCCACTAGCATTaccaaaacaaataaataagggggggggggggggagataagtcAAAGCGGCGGCTAGAGCACAACCTCCGGCCCTCCCCCGCAGCGTCTCAGTGACGTCACCGTGCCTTTTGCCGGGCTCCAGGAGTTCCTCAGCTTCAGACTCTCGCAGCTCAGCCGCTGGGGCGCGCGCTCCGGCCAGCTCAATCAGCCACGGCGCATCTGCTATGCTGACGCCTAGGAGGAGCAGAGACTGATTCTGCGCTTCGGCTCGAGCTCGCTTCCTCGCCGCTTTCCTCAGGCTGGTGGCTTCGTTTCCGAGCGGCATGGCTCTGAAGGAGAGCATCCTTCCGATCAGCGAGATGTCCTCTCCCTTCCCGGACGTGGTGGAGCTGAATGTGGGAGGGCAGGTCTACGTTACCAAGCATTCCACCCTGCTCAGCATCCCGGAGAGCACTCTGTGCCACATGTTCTCCAAGAGCAACGCCAGGGAGCTGCCCAGGGACAACCGGGCGCGCTTCTTCATCGACCGCGACGGCTTCCTCTTCAGGTACGTCCTGGATTACCTGCGGGACCGGCAGCTGTCCCTGCCCGAGCACTTCCCCGAGAAGGAGAGGCTCTTGAGGGAAGCCGAGCACTTTCAGCTGGCCGAGCTGGTGAAGCTGCTGAGCCCCGCCATCGTCAAGCAGAGCTCCATGAACGACGAGGGCTGCCCGAGCGACATCGAGGAGAGCTCGCAGGGCAGCGACCTGGCCAGGACCGCGGCGCTGGACAAGAAGTCGGGCTTCATCACCATCGGCTACCGAGGCTCCTACACCATGGTCAGGGATAGTCAAGCGGACGCCAAGTTCCGGAGGGTGGCCAGGATCATGGTCTGCGGCAGGATCGCCCTGGCCAAAGAAGTTTTTGGGGAAACTTTGAACGAGAGCAGAGACCCCGACCGCCCGCCTGAAAAGTACACGTCCAGGTTTTACCTGAAATTCACCTACCTGGAGCAAGCTTTTGACAGGCTCTCCGAGGCTGGATTCCACATGGTGGCTTGCAACTCGACCGGAACCGCTGCCTTCATCAACCAGTACAGGGACGACAAAATCTGGAGCAACTATACCGAATATATCTTTTTCAGTAAGTTTGCTTCCTTTAATATTTACCAAGAGCGGTGCATTTCAAGCTACCATTAAGCTTTCCATTGATATTATTGTTAGGTCTTGCGAGCAGTTCCATTCAAAGAGGCAGAATGAATTAAATATAGCAAGTGTGGATCTACTTTGCCAAGCTGAGAAATATtttccaaccttttttttttttttgtcacctcTAGTTTGGCAGGAACTGAACAACATTGTATTAGAAGGAATATATTCCTGGAAAGTGCCCTTCTATGCATAAGACCACTGATTATGTTTCTATTTCCCAATGCTTTCTAAGAATGGAAATTATTCCTTAGTAGTTCATTCAGTCTCATACCTCGCATATTATTTTGAATAGCATGCATCATATAGACAGGGTTCACTTAAAACTGACCAACAATGCCATATTAACAAGGGAAGGGGACATCCGTTTGAGCGCTGCTTGTAACTTAATTAGTTCTGCAAACAGTCTTTCTAGCAGTATATTCTGAATTCCAACATAAACGATACAGCACATCCCGATCAGGAAGGTTTTGGAATTTTAGGCGTGACAATGTCTTGTGTA is a window from the Geotrypetes seraphini chromosome 1, aGeoSer1.1, whole genome shotgun sequence genome containing:
- the KCTD8 gene encoding BTB/POZ domain-containing protein KCTD8 yields the protein MALKESILPISEMSSPFPDVVELNVGGQVYVTKHSTLLSIPESTLCHMFSKSNARELPRDNRARFFIDRDGFLFRYVLDYLRDRQLSLPEHFPEKERLLREAEHFQLAELVKLLSPAIVKQSSMNDEGCPSDIEESSQGSDLARTAALDKKSGFITIGYRGSYTMVRDSQADAKFRRVARIMVCGRIALAKEVFGETLNESRDPDRPPEKYTSRFYLKFTYLEQAFDRLSEAGFHMVACNSTGTAAFINQYRDDKIWSNYTEYIFFRPPQRTVSPKQEHEEKKQDKVTDKGSESGTSCNELSTSSCDSQSEASTPQDSTSTLPQPNSHQPNTLTLDRPSKKPPVHWMPPPDKRRNSELFQTLISKSRETNLSKKKVSEKMSIEEEMKRCIQDFQKIKIPDYFPERKRPWQSQLLHKYGL